A stretch of Mya arenaria isolate MELC-2E11 chromosome 14, ASM2691426v1 DNA encodes these proteins:
- the LOC128217796 gene encoding ER degradation-enhancing alpha-mannosidase-like protein 1 isoform X1, whose amino-acid sequence MYKLSLVFFVVCIWHTTSNEHFFKNFWSPYDEKFGYFSESERLETLKGVKEMFYFGYDNYMKHAYPKDELDPIHCTGRGPDYENPSNININDVLGEYSLTLVDTMDMLAIMGNTTEFKKAAQLIADNLTFQNTTVQVFEATIRVLGGLLSAHLLIVDPEKPFGDLNPVDYSGELLSLAHDLASRLIPAFDNTATGIPYPRINLENGVPADCTNETCTAGAGTLVLEFGVLSRLLGDPTYESVARKAVRQIWALRSNVTGLIGNVINIQSGEWVGKMSGLGAGLDSFFEYMLKSFILFGDKEDIRFFKESYETIKYHMRRGRLKCNKGEGNTPLYVNVHMSSGEVANYWIDALQAAWSGVQVLHGDIEEAICSHAIYYSIWRKYSSLPERFNWHLKAPDVPFYPLRPELIESTYYLYQATKNPFYLHVGRDIYNSINTHAKAECGYGTIHDVNTKELEDRMESFFLSETCKYLYLLFDKDNHLNKHAAGYIFNTEGHIFPVSREFRKKVWEEELSAWEVDKGDDSYMNEDFKTEGGDIPFSKAVVVDARTNASTFNCDNIPSIRRYALPLHSKYMEQIDRAIGINLDF is encoded by the exons atgtataaactGTCGTTGGTGTTCTTTGTAGTGTGTATATGGCACACGACTAGCAATGAGCACTTTTTCAAGAACTTTTGGAGTCCATACGATGAGAAATTCGGGTATTTCTCAGAAAGTGAACGGTTGGAGACGCTTAAGGGTGTCAAAGAAATGTTCTATTTCGGATATGACAATTACATGAAACATGCTTATCCTAAGGATGAACTTGATCCTATACATTGTACTGGGAGAGGTCCTGATTATGAAAATCC GtccaatataaatattaatgatgtGCTTGGAGAATACAGCCTCACGCTGGTGGACACAATGGACATGTTGGct ATCATGGGAAATACAACTGAATTTAAAAAAGCAGCTCAACTGATAGCAGACAATCTAACCTTCCAGAACACAACTGTGCAAGTGTTTGAAGCAACTATCAG GGTACTAGGTGGTCTTCTGTCTGCTCATCTGTTGATAGTTGACCCAGAGAAGCCATTTGGTGACCTCAACCCTGTAGATTACAGCGGTGAATTGCTCAGTCTTGCCCATGATCTTGCCTCCAGGCTCATTCCTGCTTTTGACAACACTGCCACTGGTATCCCCTACCCAAGA ATAAATTTAGAGAATGGTGTACCTGCTGACTGTACCAATGAAACTTGCACAGCTGGAGCAGGTACATTGGTTCTAGAATTCGGGGTTCTATCTCGTCTCCTTGGTGACCCAACATATGAGTCTGTGGCCCGGAAAGCTGTACGCCAAATCTGGGCCCTTAGGTCCAATGTCACAGGGCTAATAG GTAATGTGATCAACATACAGAGTGGTGAATGGGTGGGGAAAATGAGTGGCTTAGGAGCCGGCCTGGACTCATTCTTCGAATACATGCTCAAA agttttattttgtttggtgATAAAGAAGACATTCGATTTTTCAAGGAATCATATGAGACAATCAAGTACCACATGAGACGAGG gaggTTGAAATGCAACAAGGGTGAAGGAAACACGCCATTATATGTGAACGTTCACATGTCTTCAGGAGAGGTTGCTAACTACTGGATAGATGCCCTGCAAGCTGCGTGGTCTGGAGTGCAG GTCCTACATGGAGACATTGAGGAGGCCATCTGTTCCCATGCCATCTACTACTCCATATGGCGCAAATATTCCTCTCTGCCAGAGAGATTTAACTGGCACCTCAAG GCCCCTGATGTGCCATTTTACCCATTACGACCGGAGCTGATTGAATCCACCTACTACCTGTACCAAGCAACTAAAAATCCATTCTACCTTCATGTGGGGCGAGACATCTACAATAGCATTAACACACATGCCAAAGCAGA GTGTGGATATGGGACAATACATGATGTGAACACCAAGGAGCTGGAAGATCGGATGGAGAGCTTCTTCCTCAGTGAAACCTGCAAATACCTCTACCTG CTTTTCGATAAAGACAATCATTTAAACAAGCATGCAGCAGGATATATTTTCAACACTGAAGGCCACATATTTCCAGTAAGTCGAGAATTCCGAAAGAAAGTGTGGGAGGAAGAACTCTCCGCTTGGGAGGTAGACAAGGGAGACGACTCATAtatgaatgaagactttaaaacTGAAGGAGGTGATATACCTTTCAGta
- the LOC128217796 gene encoding ER degradation-enhancing alpha-mannosidase-like protein 1 isoform X2, translated as MYKLSLVFFVVCIWHTTSNEHFFKNFWSPYDEKFGYFSESERLETLKGVKEMFYFGYDNYMKHAYPKDELDPIHCTGRGPDYENPSNININDVLGEYSLTLVDTMDMLAIMGNTTEFKKAAQLIADNLTFQNTTVQVFEATIRVLGGLLSAHLLIVDPEKPFGDLNPVDYSGELLSLAHDLASRLIPAFDNTATGIPYPRINLENGVPADCTNETCTAGAGTLVLEFGVLSRLLGDPTYESVARKAVRQIWALRSNVTGLIGNVINIQSGEWVGKMSGLGAGLDSFFEYMLKSFILFGDKEDIRFFKESYETIKYHMRRGRLKCNKGEGNTPLYVNVHMSSGEVANYWIDALQAAWSGVQVLHGDIEEAICSHAIYYSIWRKYSSLPERFNWHLKAPDVPFYPLRPELIESTYYLYQATKNPFYLHVGRDIYNSINTHAKAECGYGTIHDVNTKELEDRMESFFLSETCKYLYLVRKAFR; from the exons atgtataaactGTCGTTGGTGTTCTTTGTAGTGTGTATATGGCACACGACTAGCAATGAGCACTTTTTCAAGAACTTTTGGAGTCCATACGATGAGAAATTCGGGTATTTCTCAGAAAGTGAACGGTTGGAGACGCTTAAGGGTGTCAAAGAAATGTTCTATTTCGGATATGACAATTACATGAAACATGCTTATCCTAAGGATGAACTTGATCCTATACATTGTACTGGGAGAGGTCCTGATTATGAAAATCC GtccaatataaatattaatgatgtGCTTGGAGAATACAGCCTCACGCTGGTGGACACAATGGACATGTTGGct ATCATGGGAAATACAACTGAATTTAAAAAAGCAGCTCAACTGATAGCAGACAATCTAACCTTCCAGAACACAACTGTGCAAGTGTTTGAAGCAACTATCAG GGTACTAGGTGGTCTTCTGTCTGCTCATCTGTTGATAGTTGACCCAGAGAAGCCATTTGGTGACCTCAACCCTGTAGATTACAGCGGTGAATTGCTCAGTCTTGCCCATGATCTTGCCTCCAGGCTCATTCCTGCTTTTGACAACACTGCCACTGGTATCCCCTACCCAAGA ATAAATTTAGAGAATGGTGTACCTGCTGACTGTACCAATGAAACTTGCACAGCTGGAGCAGGTACATTGGTTCTAGAATTCGGGGTTCTATCTCGTCTCCTTGGTGACCCAACATATGAGTCTGTGGCCCGGAAAGCTGTACGCCAAATCTGGGCCCTTAGGTCCAATGTCACAGGGCTAATAG GTAATGTGATCAACATACAGAGTGGTGAATGGGTGGGGAAAATGAGTGGCTTAGGAGCCGGCCTGGACTCATTCTTCGAATACATGCTCAAA agttttattttgtttggtgATAAAGAAGACATTCGATTTTTCAAGGAATCATATGAGACAATCAAGTACCACATGAGACGAGG gaggTTGAAATGCAACAAGGGTGAAGGAAACACGCCATTATATGTGAACGTTCACATGTCTTCAGGAGAGGTTGCTAACTACTGGATAGATGCCCTGCAAGCTGCGTGGTCTGGAGTGCAG GTCCTACATGGAGACATTGAGGAGGCCATCTGTTCCCATGCCATCTACTACTCCATATGGCGCAAATATTCCTCTCTGCCAGAGAGATTTAACTGGCACCTCAAG GCCCCTGATGTGCCATTTTACCCATTACGACCGGAGCTGATTGAATCCACCTACTACCTGTACCAAGCAACTAAAAATCCATTCTACCTTCATGTGGGGCGAGACATCTACAATAGCATTAACACACATGCCAAAGCAGA GTGTGGATATGGGACAATACATGATGTGAACACCAAGGAGCTGGAAGATCGGATGGAGAGCTTCTTCCTCAGTGAAACCTGCAAATACCTCTACCTGGTGAGAAAGG CTTTTCGATAA
- the LOC128218397 gene encoding protein kish-B-like has protein sequence MTNAYSFDGVLVFSMLVICTCAYMRRVPRLKQWFLSEKKGFLGVFYKASVIGTRLHIPVALSLTLMAIYVMFLK, from the exons ATGACTAATG CATACTCGTTTGACGGTGTGCTGGTATTCAGCATGCTGGTGATATGTACATGTGCCTACATGAGGCGGGTCCCAAGGCTGAAACAATGGTTCCTTTCAGAAAAGAAGGGATTTCTTGGCGTGTTTTACAAAG catCTGTGATTGGAACTAGACTTCACATACCAGTGGCTTTATCACTGACACTGATGGCAATATATGTGATGTTCTTGAAATAG
- the LOC128216417 gene encoding vezatin-like isoform X1, translating into MDDNQDEDVIFEGSPLYDSLMKTGSLAEELYFVEKHHKKNLTYGDEEVSPQKKPRSVWMKAVSLFHLLRLFVSPKVFDIKSNCQKGLVTVLKTSPLLQEDDADFLHCYIRNVDQTETCQNIQDIVFKYLKNFSVPYLCSFIYLHMFRPNVLSTTSWTAPTSYSLAGICSTTLIISVWHTVTRFHQIYLHRDKIDQVEEFLTRNKNFTMACKKCLRLIQETELVARGFTLVSQRNPLSRLELNGKNDVTMVTRQCPGLRRLVFTVVRDAMLTYRSTIQKLLELYPLGSELDVKGSYLAYEPLKSYGPCLQEDIVDEELYSLTDGYSVVALKGVFHLFTLHQSEMIKSLALVYNSSVDIQVEKLHTFLMDTGDSLTSWTGSLQKAYDFNNSSWQTTEPVSRSPPQHSDGENVLVAVHSLDLHLQAALKRVRELSNQLEQSSDEGQSDANLKSHDFPSLMLPIKSELESCKGCWEEALLRIENVTGKVKKDVSPEGGNSAEKVEDKPPLAESPTREVEDYIIEDQVFEAYTDPNEVISDHQWEKPLTAEEKAKKKREREEAMRVLTELKSVISVRAVEVNKREQAALKKMYPQYQDDSETAQSKEERNGMKEGMVDNLGHATDGGYKSLMGSKDVCIDGHGKTDHTDNDTNGGQYTKKEIKNGCTDKSGKTDNKVNDSDDSGKIVSQDRKGWSVESIDKHEQKNIDGDKCFQETRGTEVAESEPEGINKYDDNVDQKRFDIFDKDRTEGTPANDMSAKTEICFKDEKIKDDLKVKFHSENQDLEDIRTKRDVNSYVSRAGVRRIRKSNMLEMCEMCDSDSDTEANKDIDYYYNDSDEEIEDSGRRIGLPLMDLIGNRKDKEVEPEEFGNESDSESADLDEFRTDVRMPMLTLEDRLGKLAGGNYGFSSDVASAVAARSRDLIGLTEETFGGEVYGELSEDEASVGDGGSDKDVGIDADGFHEKDEQGK; encoded by the exons ATGGATGACAATCAAGACGAAGATGTTATTTTCGAG GGTTCTCCATTATATGATAGTTTGATGAAGACTGGTTCACTCGCAGAAGAGCTCTATTTTGTagaaaaacatcataaaaagAACTTGACCTATGGTGATGAAGAAGTATCTCCACAAAAG AAGCCGAGAAGTGTTTGGATGAAAGCAGTGTCTTTGTTTCATTTGCTGAGACTTTTTGTATCTCCAAAGGTGTTCGATATT aaAAGCAATTGTCAGAAAGGCCTGGTAACAGTGCTGAAAACTAGCCCGTTACTACAAGAGGATGATGCAGACTTTCTTCACTGTTACATAAGGAATGTGGACCAGACtgaaacatgtcaaaatatacAGGACATTGTGTTCAAATA tttgaagAACTTTTCAGTACCATACCTGTGTTCTTTCATATACCTACACATGTTTCGACCAAACGTCCTCTCGACAACTTCTTGGACAGCCCCTACATCATATTCTCTCGCAGGGATTTGTTCAACAACCCTCATCATTAGTGTGTGGCATACTGTGACAAGATTTCACCAAATATATTTGCATAGAGACAAGATTGACCAGGTTGAAGAGTTTCTAACCAGGAATAAGAATTTTACTATGGCCTGTAAGAAATGCTTGAGGCTCATACAGGAGACGGAACTGGTAGCAAGAGGTTTCACACT TGTCAGCCAGAGGAATCCCCTGTCAAGATTAGAACTAAACGGGAAGAACGATGTTACCATGGTAACAAGGCAGTGCCCAGGGCTAAGGAGACTAGTGTTCACGGTTGTCAGGGATGCCATGCTGACATATAGGAGTACAATACAGAAACTACTTGAACT ATATCCACTGGGCTCTGAGCTGGATGTCAAGGGAAGTTATCTAGCTTACGAACCCTTGAAGAGTTATGGTCCATGTCTACAGGAAGATATCGTTGATGAGGAGTTGTATTCTTTGACTGATGGATACTCTGTAGTAGCTTTGAAA GGTGTATTTCATCTCTTCACATTGCACCAGTCTGAGATGATTAAATCCCTGGCTCTAGTTTACAACAGCAGTGTGGACATCCAAG TGGAGAAGTTACACACATTTCTTATGGATACTGGTGACAGCCTAACCAGTTGGACTGGTTCCCTGCAGAAAGCCTATGATTTCAACAACAGCAGTTGGCAAACCACTGAACCAGTCAGCAGAAGCCCTCCACAGCACTCAGATGGTGAAAATGTCCTGGTGGCGGTACACAGTCTGGACCTTCACCTGCAGGCTGCCTTGAAAAG GGTGAGAGAACTGTCAAACCAATTAGAGCAGTCCAGTGATGAGGGCCAATCAGACGCCAATCTCAAGTCACATGACTTCCCAAGTCTTATGCTGCCAATCAAATCAGAGCTGGAGTCTTGCAAGGGATGCTGGGAAGAAGCTCTGTTAAGAATTGAAAATGTCACTGGAAAGGTCAAGAAAG ATGTCTCACCTGAAGGTGGTAACAGTGCAGAGAAAGTGGAGGATAAACCTCCCCTGGCCGAAAGTCCCACCAGAGAGGTTGAAGACTACATTATTGAAGACCAG GTGTTTGAGGCGTACACAGATCCAAATGAGGTTATATCTGACCACCAATGGGAGAAACCTTTGACAGCAGAGGAAAAG GCCAAAAAGAAACGGGAAAGAGAAGAAGCAATGCGGGTGTTAACAGAGCTGAAATCTGTGATCTCCGTGAGGGCAGTGGAAGTGAACAAGAGAGAGCAAGCAGCACTGAAGAAGATGTATCCGCAATACCAGGACGACTCAGAGACTGCACAGTCTAAGGAAGAGAGAAATGGTATGAAGGAAGGAATGGTGGACAACTTGGGACATGCAACTGATGGTGGATATAAAAGTTTAATGGGGAGCAAAGATGTTTGTATTGATGGTCATGGTAAAACTGACCACACAGACAATGACACCAATGGTGGTCAATATACTAAAAAGGAAATCAAAAATGGTTGTACTGATAAAAGTGGTAAAACTGACAACAAAGTCAATGACTCTGATGACAGTGGTAAAATAGTTTCACAAGATAGGAAAGGTTGGAGTGTTGAAAGTATTGATAAACATGAACAGAAAAATATTGATGGTGATAAATGTTTTCAAGAAACAAGAGGAACAGAAGTTGCTGAATCAGAACCTGAGGGCATCAATAAATATGATGATAATGTTGACCAgaaacgttttgacatttttgataAAGATAGGACTGAAGGAACACCAGCTAATGATATGTCTGCAAAAactgaaatttgttttaaagatgaaaaaataaaagatgacTTGAAGGTCAAATTTCATTCAGAAAACCAGGATCTAGAAGATATAAGAACTAAAAGAGATGTTAATTCTTATGTGTCCAGAGCTGGTGTTAGAAGAATAAGGAAGAGTAACATGCTTGAAATGTGTGAAATGTGTGATTCAGACTCTGACACAGAGGCAAACAAAGATATAGATTACTATTATAATGATTCAGATGAAGAAATTGAAGATTCAGGAAGAAGAATAGGACTTCCTTTAATGGATTTAATTGGTAATAGAAAGGATAAAGAAGTTGAACCTGAAGAGTTTGGTAATGAAAGTGACAGTGAAAGTGCAGATTTAGATGAATTTAGGACTGATGTTAGAATGCCAATGTTAACACTTGAAGATAGGTTAGGTAAGCTAGCAGGTGGGAACTATGGTTTTTCATCAGATGTAGCCTCGGCTGTGGCTGCAAGGTCAAGAGATTTGATTGGTTTAACCGAGGAAACATTTGGAGGTGAAGTGTATGGGGAGTTGTCAGAAGATGAGGCAAGTGTTGGTGATGGAGGTTCTGATAAAGATGTGGGTATAGATGCTGATGGGTTTCATGAAAAGGATGAACAAGGGAAATAA
- the LOC128218396 gene encoding claudin-5-like, whose translation MFKSYPFSINLLGYASIGMMACAIALTTLAIGLPYWERSEVTLGDLVTITNQGLWTYCINFSPETTYTDSCGTYGEIAGSDETAMNATRALAFIGLVLGIAALVMAVLATFPFKTNNRIHFICAGLGTASGVFLMLTMVVFVARTKMSDYDVDVCVSLVIIGWLAAWVSAGYILFAFSVKYQADN comes from the exons ATGTTCAAGTCATATCCGTTTAGTATCAACTTACTGGGGTACGCGTCCATCGGCATGATGGCATGTGCCATTGCCTT GACAACCCTAGCAATAGGTCTGCCATACTGGGAGAGGTCGGAGGTGACCTTGGGGGATCTAGTAACAATCACCAACCAAGGGCTCTGGACCTACTGTATAAACTTCAGCCCTGAGACGACTTATACAGACTCATGTGGCACATATGGTGAAATAG CTGGAAGTGATGAAACAGCAATGAACGCCACACGAGCCCTGGCGTTTATAGGCCTCGTTCTCGGGATTGCTGCCCTTGTAATGGCTGTCCTTGCTACGTTTCCGTTCAAGACCAACAACCGCATCCACTTCATTTGTGCTGGCCTCGGAACTGCTTCAG GGGTATTCCTCATGCTGACAATGGTGGTGTTCGTGGCGCGGACAAAGATGTCTGATTATGATGTGGATGTGTGCGTCTCCCTCGTTATCATTGGTTGGCTTGCAGCTTGGGTTTCAGCTGGCTACATCTTGTTTGCCTTCTCCGTCAAATATCAGGCTGACAACTGA
- the LOC128216417 gene encoding vezatin-like isoform X2, translating to MTSFDSQGSPLYDSLMKTGSLAEELYFVEKHHKKNLTYGDEEVSPQKKPRSVWMKAVSLFHLLRLFVSPKVFDIKSNCQKGLVTVLKTSPLLQEDDADFLHCYIRNVDQTETCQNIQDIVFKYLKNFSVPYLCSFIYLHMFRPNVLSTTSWTAPTSYSLAGICSTTLIISVWHTVTRFHQIYLHRDKIDQVEEFLTRNKNFTMACKKCLRLIQETELVARGFTLVSQRNPLSRLELNGKNDVTMVTRQCPGLRRLVFTVVRDAMLTYRSTIQKLLELYPLGSELDVKGSYLAYEPLKSYGPCLQEDIVDEELYSLTDGYSVVALKGVFHLFTLHQSEMIKSLALVYNSSVDIQVEKLHTFLMDTGDSLTSWTGSLQKAYDFNNSSWQTTEPVSRSPPQHSDGENVLVAVHSLDLHLQAALKRVRELSNQLEQSSDEGQSDANLKSHDFPSLMLPIKSELESCKGCWEEALLRIENVTGKVKKDVSPEGGNSAEKVEDKPPLAESPTREVEDYIIEDQVFEAYTDPNEVISDHQWEKPLTAEEKAKKKREREEAMRVLTELKSVISVRAVEVNKREQAALKKMYPQYQDDSETAQSKEERNGMKEGMVDNLGHATDGGYKSLMGSKDVCIDGHGKTDHTDNDTNGGQYTKKEIKNGCTDKSGKTDNKVNDSDDSGKIVSQDRKGWSVESIDKHEQKNIDGDKCFQETRGTEVAESEPEGINKYDDNVDQKRFDIFDKDRTEGTPANDMSAKTEICFKDEKIKDDLKVKFHSENQDLEDIRTKRDVNSYVSRAGVRRIRKSNMLEMCEMCDSDSDTEANKDIDYYYNDSDEEIEDSGRRIGLPLMDLIGNRKDKEVEPEEFGNESDSESADLDEFRTDVRMPMLTLEDRLGKLAGGNYGFSSDVASAVAARSRDLIGLTEETFGGEVYGELSEDEASVGDGGSDKDVGIDADGFHEKDEQGK from the exons ATGACCTCCTTTGATTCTCAG GGTTCTCCATTATATGATAGTTTGATGAAGACTGGTTCACTCGCAGAAGAGCTCTATTTTGTagaaaaacatcataaaaagAACTTGACCTATGGTGATGAAGAAGTATCTCCACAAAAG AAGCCGAGAAGTGTTTGGATGAAAGCAGTGTCTTTGTTTCATTTGCTGAGACTTTTTGTATCTCCAAAGGTGTTCGATATT aaAAGCAATTGTCAGAAAGGCCTGGTAACAGTGCTGAAAACTAGCCCGTTACTACAAGAGGATGATGCAGACTTTCTTCACTGTTACATAAGGAATGTGGACCAGACtgaaacatgtcaaaatatacAGGACATTGTGTTCAAATA tttgaagAACTTTTCAGTACCATACCTGTGTTCTTTCATATACCTACACATGTTTCGACCAAACGTCCTCTCGACAACTTCTTGGACAGCCCCTACATCATATTCTCTCGCAGGGATTTGTTCAACAACCCTCATCATTAGTGTGTGGCATACTGTGACAAGATTTCACCAAATATATTTGCATAGAGACAAGATTGACCAGGTTGAAGAGTTTCTAACCAGGAATAAGAATTTTACTATGGCCTGTAAGAAATGCTTGAGGCTCATACAGGAGACGGAACTGGTAGCAAGAGGTTTCACACT TGTCAGCCAGAGGAATCCCCTGTCAAGATTAGAACTAAACGGGAAGAACGATGTTACCATGGTAACAAGGCAGTGCCCAGGGCTAAGGAGACTAGTGTTCACGGTTGTCAGGGATGCCATGCTGACATATAGGAGTACAATACAGAAACTACTTGAACT ATATCCACTGGGCTCTGAGCTGGATGTCAAGGGAAGTTATCTAGCTTACGAACCCTTGAAGAGTTATGGTCCATGTCTACAGGAAGATATCGTTGATGAGGAGTTGTATTCTTTGACTGATGGATACTCTGTAGTAGCTTTGAAA GGTGTATTTCATCTCTTCACATTGCACCAGTCTGAGATGATTAAATCCCTGGCTCTAGTTTACAACAGCAGTGTGGACATCCAAG TGGAGAAGTTACACACATTTCTTATGGATACTGGTGACAGCCTAACCAGTTGGACTGGTTCCCTGCAGAAAGCCTATGATTTCAACAACAGCAGTTGGCAAACCACTGAACCAGTCAGCAGAAGCCCTCCACAGCACTCAGATGGTGAAAATGTCCTGGTGGCGGTACACAGTCTGGACCTTCACCTGCAGGCTGCCTTGAAAAG GGTGAGAGAACTGTCAAACCAATTAGAGCAGTCCAGTGATGAGGGCCAATCAGACGCCAATCTCAAGTCACATGACTTCCCAAGTCTTATGCTGCCAATCAAATCAGAGCTGGAGTCTTGCAAGGGATGCTGGGAAGAAGCTCTGTTAAGAATTGAAAATGTCACTGGAAAGGTCAAGAAAG ATGTCTCACCTGAAGGTGGTAACAGTGCAGAGAAAGTGGAGGATAAACCTCCCCTGGCCGAAAGTCCCACCAGAGAGGTTGAAGACTACATTATTGAAGACCAG GTGTTTGAGGCGTACACAGATCCAAATGAGGTTATATCTGACCACCAATGGGAGAAACCTTTGACAGCAGAGGAAAAG GCCAAAAAGAAACGGGAAAGAGAAGAAGCAATGCGGGTGTTAACAGAGCTGAAATCTGTGATCTCCGTGAGGGCAGTGGAAGTGAACAAGAGAGAGCAAGCAGCACTGAAGAAGATGTATCCGCAATACCAGGACGACTCAGAGACTGCACAGTCTAAGGAAGAGAGAAATGGTATGAAGGAAGGAATGGTGGACAACTTGGGACATGCAACTGATGGTGGATATAAAAGTTTAATGGGGAGCAAAGATGTTTGTATTGATGGTCATGGTAAAACTGACCACACAGACAATGACACCAATGGTGGTCAATATACTAAAAAGGAAATCAAAAATGGTTGTACTGATAAAAGTGGTAAAACTGACAACAAAGTCAATGACTCTGATGACAGTGGTAAAATAGTTTCACAAGATAGGAAAGGTTGGAGTGTTGAAAGTATTGATAAACATGAACAGAAAAATATTGATGGTGATAAATGTTTTCAAGAAACAAGAGGAACAGAAGTTGCTGAATCAGAACCTGAGGGCATCAATAAATATGATGATAATGTTGACCAgaaacgttttgacatttttgataAAGATAGGACTGAAGGAACACCAGCTAATGATATGTCTGCAAAAactgaaatttgttttaaagatgaaaaaataaaagatgacTTGAAGGTCAAATTTCATTCAGAAAACCAGGATCTAGAAGATATAAGAACTAAAAGAGATGTTAATTCTTATGTGTCCAGAGCTGGTGTTAGAAGAATAAGGAAGAGTAACATGCTTGAAATGTGTGAAATGTGTGATTCAGACTCTGACACAGAGGCAAACAAAGATATAGATTACTATTATAATGATTCAGATGAAGAAATTGAAGATTCAGGAAGAAGAATAGGACTTCCTTTAATGGATTTAATTGGTAATAGAAAGGATAAAGAAGTTGAACCTGAAGAGTTTGGTAATGAAAGTGACAGTGAAAGTGCAGATTTAGATGAATTTAGGACTGATGTTAGAATGCCAATGTTAACACTTGAAGATAGGTTAGGTAAGCTAGCAGGTGGGAACTATGGTTTTTCATCAGATGTAGCCTCGGCTGTGGCTGCAAGGTCAAGAGATTTGATTGGTTTAACCGAGGAAACATTTGGAGGTGAAGTGTATGGGGAGTTGTCAGAAGATGAGGCAAGTGTTGGTGATGGAGGTTCTGATAAAGATGTGGGTATAGATGCTGATGGGTTTCATGAAAAGGATGAACAAGGGAAATAA